The following proteins are co-located in the Microcystis wesenbergii NRERC-220 genome:
- the ureA gene encoding urease subunit gamma: MQLSPQEKDKLLIFTAALLAERRKNRGIKLNYPEAIAYISAAILEGAREGRSVAELMSYGTTLLTREEVMEGIPEMITEVQIEATFPDGTKLVTVHNPIH; encoded by the coding sequence ATGCAACTTTCGCCCCAAGAAAAAGATAAATTACTCATTTTCACGGCGGCACTGCTCGCCGAAAGACGCAAAAACCGCGGTATTAAGTTAAATTATCCCGAAGCGATCGCCTATATTAGCGCCGCCATCCTCGAAGGTGCTAGGGAAGGTCGTAGCGTGGCTGAATTGATGAGTTACGGCACGACTTTATTAACTCGCGAGGAGGTAATGGAAGGTATCCCGGAAATGATTACGGAAGTGCAGATCGAAGCGACTTTTCCCGATGGTACTAAATTAGTTACCGTTCACAATCCCATTCACTAA
- a CDS encoding DUF433 domain-containing protein: MIIKELEEQLLALKPSEKVQVIQLLAQSLGGNWQGIEKTPKVCGGQACIANTRIPVWVLVEARRLGYSDADLLTSYPTIKATDLANAWVYAAAHEDEIDLLIEQNQAV; the protein is encoded by the coding sequence GTGATCATCAAAGAGTTAGAAGAGCAACTTCTTGCCCTCAAACCTAGCGAAAAAGTGCAGGTAATCCAGTTACTCGCTCAAAGTCTTGGTGGTAATTGGCAGGGAATTGAGAAAACGCCTAAAGTTTGTGGTGGACAAGCCTGCATTGCCAATACAAGAATTCCAGTTTGGGTGTTAGTAGAAGCTCGTCGTCTTGGTTATAGTGATGCTGATTTATTAACAAGTTATCCAACTATTAAAGCTACGGATTTAGCCAATGCTTGGGTATATGCGGCGGCTCATGAAGATGAGATTGATTTACTCATTGAGCAGAATCAGGCAGTTTAG
- a CDS encoding type II toxin-antitoxin system VapC family toxin, with protein MSESVYIETSILGYLTARPSRDIIVAANIEITREWWEFRRNDFILYTSEAVLEEVTKGDTAIASERLDILRDFPLLALNEAAQGLAKQFLTRSNLPPKAKVDAIHIAAATVHGMDYLLTWNCKHIANAQIQRKLAEISIDFGYELPILCTPNQLLGG; from the coding sequence GTGAGCGAAAGCGTCTATATTGAAACCAGTATCTTAGGCTACCTAACTGCTCGACCCAGCAGAGATATTATTGTGGCGGCTAATATTGAGATAACGAGGGAATGGTGGGAATTTCGTCGAAACGACTTTATTCTGTACACTTCCGAGGCTGTCCTAGAGGAAGTAACTAAAGGAGATACAGCGATCGCCTCCGAAAGGCTGGATATTTTGCGTGATTTTCCCTTGTTAGCATTGAACGAAGCTGCACAAGGTTTGGCTAAACAATTCTTAACCCGCAGTAATCTGCCTCCAAAAGCGAAAGTTGACGCGATCCACATTGCCGCCGCAACTGTCCACGGTATGGATTATCTGTTAACGTGGAACTGTAAGCATATTGCTAATGCTCAAATTCAGAGAAAATTGGCAGAGATCAGCATTGATTTTGGATACGAGTTACCGATTCTTTGTACACCCAACCAACTGTTAGGAGGTTGA
- a CDS encoding SUMF1/EgtB/PvdO family nonheme iron enzyme → MSLTYRCQLQNRLITLTQELANSGEAKVWHTNFNGYLAKIYHNPHNERVDKLQLMVRNRPGDPNAHLNHISFAWPYSILEDNQGKVAGFLMPEVVGSETLLKLCTPKLRRQDKLEANWYFLHVVARNIAAIIQAIHAKGYVLGDIKLENILVNNRALPTIIDTDSFQVSDPYSGKIYRCLVGSEGFTPAELIGVNIADVDQTEVHDRFRLGVVIYYLLFSGPPFRGLWQGAGDSLEQSELIRRGLWPFSGDKLVVPSNTTIPLNILHRDLHALFLRCFNEGHKFPHRRPTAEEWRGTLEAALKEVIRCGKVDNHYYNRSYGKCYWCERSSDLNFDIFPGKSIANVTSTPSPKVSPPPPSSPPPPPAKLTLFTENLPKGITLEMVGLPAGKFLMGSPDNDPDARDSEKPQHQVKVNSFAIGKYPVTQAQYEAVMGNNPSRFQNNPQNPVEKVSWDDAQAFCQKLSQITGKTYRLPTEAEWEYACRAGTTTRYYFGDDANQLEDYAWYNGNSQDTTHPVGQKKPNAWGLYDMSGNVWEWCEDDWHDNYIGAPKDGSAWLTNDNDQIVRGGSWSDHPSFCRSAYRRDNYYNNNGFRVVCVPTVTSTQLPIATVTSTPLPKVAPPAPSSPPPPPAKLTPFTEKISKGITLEMVGLPAGQFLMGSPDSDPDAKSYEKPQHPVKINSFAIGKYPVTQAQYEAVMGTNPSWFKNNPQNPVEKVSWDDAQAFCQKLSQITGKTYRLPTEAEWEYACRAGTTTRFYFGDDANQLGDYAWYDGNSQDKTHPVGQKRPNAWGLYDMSGNVWEWCEDNSHNNYIGAPKDGSAWLTNDNDYHILRGGSWYDFPNYCRSAYDFTYFRRDYYYYVGFRVVCVPNVTSTQLPVATVTPTPSPKVAPPAPSSPPPPPAKLTPFTEKISKGITLEMVGLPAGQFLMGSPDSDPDARDSEKPQHQVKVNSFAIGKYPVTQAQYEAVMGTNPSWFKNNPQNPVEKVRWNDAQAFCQKLSQITGKTYRLPTEAEWEYACRAGTTTRYYFGDNANQLGDYAWYGGNSQQTTHPVGQKRPNGWGLYDMSGNVWEWCEDNWHDNYIGAPRDGSAWLIRDNDYQILRGGSWYFNPDYCRSAFRYSYVRRYDLNYFILGFRVVCVPNVTSTQLPIATVTSTPLPKVVPTPLTNFTENLPKGITLEMVGLPAGQFLMGSPDSDPDATSYEKPQHPVKINSFAIGKYPVTQAQYQAVMGTNPSHFSNNPQNPVERISSDDAQAFCQKLSQITGKTYRLPTEAEWEYACRGGTTTRYYFGDDANQLEDYAWYEGNSQNTTHPVGQKKPNAWGLYDMSGNVWEWCEDNWHNSYQNAPSDGSAWVTNNSNVHIIRGGSWDDIPEYCRSTDRSNGDILNLSIGFRVVCVPTVTSTQLPIATVTSTPLPKVVPTPLTNFTENLPKGITLEMVGLPAGQFLMGSPDSDPDATSYEKPQHPVKINSFAIGKYPVTQAQYQAVMGTNPSHFKNNPQNPVEMVSWHDAQAFCQKLSQITGKTYRLPTEAEWEYACRAGTTTRYYFGDDANQLEDYAWYSGNSQQTTHPVGQKRPNAFGLYDMHGNVWEWCEDNWHNSYQNAPSDGSAWLIKDNDYQIVRGGSWYGLPNLCRSAYRNFNYRRGNIVNYFGFRVVCGAGRTL, encoded by the coding sequence ATGTCTTTAACTTATCGCTGTCAACTACAAAATCGCCTGATTACCCTGACGCAAGAATTGGCGAACAGTGGCGAGGCGAAAGTATGGCATACTAACTTTAATGGGTACTTAGCGAAAATCTACCACAATCCCCATAATGAAAGGGTTGATAAATTACAGTTAATGGTGAGAAATCGTCCTGGGGATCCTAATGCTCATCTTAACCATATTTCCTTCGCTTGGCCCTATTCTATCTTGGAAGATAACCAGGGAAAAGTCGCTGGTTTTTTAATGCCAGAAGTGGTGGGTTCAGAAACATTATTAAAGCTTTGTACGCCCAAGTTAAGAAGACAAGACAAGTTAGAAGCTAATTGGTATTTTCTTCATGTAGTAGCGCGGAATATAGCCGCTATTATCCAAGCAATTCACGCTAAAGGTTATGTTTTGGGAGACATCAAGCTAGAAAATATCTTAGTAAATAATCGGGCATTACCTACAATTATTGACACAGATTCATTTCAAGTATCAGATCCCTATAGCGGTAAAATATATCGGTGTTTAGTTGGCTCAGAAGGATTTACACCGGCGGAATTAATTGGAGTGAATATAGCAGATGTAGATCAAACAGAAGTGCATGATCGCTTTCGATTAGGAGTTGTTATTTATTATCTACTATTTAGCGGGCCGCCGTTTCGGGGATTGTGGCAAGGAGCAGGAGATTCCCTGGAACAGTCGGAACTAATTCGACGGGGACTCTGGCCTTTTTCTGGTGATAAATTGGTTGTACCTAGTAATACAACAATCCCATTAAATATTTTACATCGCGACTTACACGCCTTATTTTTGCGCTGTTTCAATGAGGGACATAAATTCCCCCACAGACGACCGACGGCTGAGGAATGGCGCGGTACTTTGGAAGCTGCACTAAAAGAGGTTATACGCTGTGGCAAAGTTGATAATCATTACTACAACCGCAGTTACGGAAAGTGTTATTGGTGTGAGCGATCTAGTGATTTAAATTTTGATATTTTTCCGGGTAAAAGTATCGCTAATGTGACATCTACACCGTCACCTAAAGTATCGCCACCACCGCCCTCTTCGCCACCACCTCCCCCAGCAAAGCTAACTCTATTTACCGAAAACCTACCCAAGGGAATAACACTGGAGATGGTAGGCTTACCAGCAGGTAAATTTCTCATGGGATCTCCTGACAATGATCCCGATGCTAGGGATTCGGAAAAGCCTCAACACCAAGTTAAAGTCAACAGTTTTGCGATTGGGAAATATCCAGTGACTCAGGCGCAATATGAAGCAGTAATGGGAAACAATCCCTCTCGGTTTCAAAACAATCCCCAAAATCCGGTAGAAAAGGTTAGCTGGGACGACGCTCAAGCTTTTTGTCAAAAATTGAGTCAAATAACAGGTAAAACCTATCGCCTACCGACAGAAGCGGAATGGGAATATGCTTGTCGTGCAGGGACAACTACTCGCTATTATTTTGGTGATGATGCTAATCAGTTAGAAGATTATGCTTGGTATAACGGAAATTCTCAAGATACAACTCATCCTGTTGGACAGAAAAAGCCCAATGCTTGGGGATTGTATGACATGAGTGGTAATGTTTGGGAGTGGTGCGAAGACGATTGGCACGATAACTATATCGGAGCGCCAAAGGATGGCAGTGCTTGGCTGACAAATGATAATGATCAAATAGTGCGGGGCGGTTCTTGGTCCGACCATCCGTCTTTCTGCCGTTCTGCGTATCGCCGCGACAACTACTACAACAACAACGGTTTTCGGGTGGTGTGCGTCCCCACTGTGACATCTACACAGTTACCTATCGCTACTGTGACATCTACACCGTTACCTAAAGTAGCGCCTCCAGCGCCCTCTTCGCCACCACCTCCCCCAGCAAAGCTAACTCCATTTACCGAAAAAATATCCAAGGGAATAACACTGGAGATGGTAGGCTTACCAGCAGGTCAATTTCTCATGGGCTCTCCTGACAGTGATCCCGATGCTAAAAGTTATGAAAAGCCTCAACACCCAGTTAAAATAAACAGTTTTGCGATTGGGAAATATCCAGTGACTCAGGCACAATATGAAGCAGTAATGGGAACCAATCCCTCTTGGTTTAAAAACAATCCCCAAAATCCGGTAGAAAAGGTTAGTTGGGATGATGCTCAAGCCTTTTGTCAGAAATTGAGTCAAATAACCGGGAAAACCTATCGCCTACCGACAGAAGCGGAATGGGAATATGCCTGTCGTGCGGGGACTACTACTCGCTTTTATTTCGGTGATGATGCTAATCAGTTAGGAGATTACGCTTGGTATGACGGAAATTCTCAGGATAAAACTCATCCTGTGGGCCAGAAAAGGCCCAATGCTTGGGGACTCTATGACATGAGTGGCAATGTTTGGGAATGGTGCGAAGACAATTCGCACAATAACTATATCGGAGCGCCAAAGGATGGCAGTGCTTGGCTGACAAATGATAATGATTATCACATACTGCGGGGCGGTTCTTGGTACGACTTTCCAAATTACTGCCGTTCCGCTTACGACTTCACCTACTTCCGCCGCGACTACTACTACTACGTCGGTTTTCGGGTGGTGTGCGTCCCCAATGTGACATCTACACAGTTACCTGTCGCTACTGTAACACCTACACCGTCACCTAAAGTAGCGCCTCCAGCGCCCTCTTCGCCACCACCTCCCCCAGCAAAGCTAACTCCATTTACCGAAAAAATATCCAAGGGAATAACACTGGAGATGGTAGGCTTACCAGCAGGTCAATTTCTCATGGGTTCTCCTGACAGTGATCCCGATGCTAGGGATTCGGAAAAGCCTCAACACCAAGTTAAAGTCAACAGTTTTGCGATTGGGAAATATCCAGTGACTCAGGCACAATATGAAGCAGTAATGGGAACCAATCCCTCTTGGTTTAAAAACAATCCCCAAAATCCGGTAGAAAAGGTTCGTTGGAATGATGCTCAAGCCTTTTGCCAAAAATTGAGTCAAATAACCGGGAAAACCTATCGCCTACCGACAGAAGCGGAATGGGAATATGCTTGTCGTGCAGGGACAACTACTCGCTATTATTTCGGTGATAATGCCAATCAGTTAGGAGATTACGCTTGGTATGGCGGAAATTCTCAGCAGACAACTCATCCTGTGGGCCAGAAAAGGCCCAATGGTTGGGGACTCTATGACATGAGTGGCAATGTTTGGGAGTGGTGCGAAGACAATTGGCACGATAACTATATCGGAGCGCCAAGGGATGGCAGTGCTTGGCTGATAAGGGATAATGATTATCAAATACTGCGGGGCGGTTCTTGGTACTTCAATCCGGATTACTGCCGTTCCGCTTTCCGCTACAGCTACGTCCGCCGCTACGACCTCAACTACTTCATCCTCGGTTTTCGGGTGGTGTGCGTCCCCAATGTGACATCTACACAGTTACCTATCGCTACTGTGACATCTACACCGTTACCTAAAGTAGTGCCAACTCCACTGACAAACTTTACCGAAAACCTACCCAAGGGAATAACACTGGAGATGGTAGGCTTACCAGCAGGTCAATTTCTCATGGGTTCTCCTGATAGTGATCCCGATGCTACAAGTTATGAAAAGCCTCAACACCCAGTTAAAATAAACAGTTTTGCGATCGGGAAATATCCTGTCACTCAGGCACAATATCAAGCAGTAATGGGAACAAATCCCTCTCATTTTTCAAATAATCCCCAAAATCCAGTAGAAAGGATTAGTTCGGACGACGCTCAAGCCTTTTGTCAGAAATTGAGTCAAATAACCGGGAAAACCTATCGTCTCCCCACAGAAGCGGAATGGGAATATGCCTGTCGTGGGGGGACTACTACTCGCTATTATTTCGGTGATGATGCTAATCAGTTAGAAGATTACGCTTGGTATGAAGGAAATTCTCAAAATACAACTCATCCTGTGGGTCAGAAAAAGCCCAATGCTTGGGGACTCTATGACATGAGTGGCAATGTTTGGGAGTGGTGCGAGGACAATTGGCATAATAGCTATCAGAATGCGCCAAGTGACGGCAGTGCCTGGGTAACAAATAATAGTAATGTTCACATAATACGTGGCGGCTCTTGGGACGACATTCCCGAGTATTGCCGTTCCACCGATCGCTCCAACGGCGATATCCTCAACCTCAGCATCGGTTTTCGGGTGGTGTGCGTCCCCACTGTGACATCTACACAGTTACCTATCGCTACTGTGACATCTACACCGTTACCTAAAGTAGTGCCAACTCCACTGACAAACTTTACCGAAAACCTACCCAAGGGAATAACACTGGAAATGGTAGGCTTACCAGCAGGTCAATTTCTCATGGGTTCTCCTGATAGTGATCCCGATGCTACAAGTTATGAAAAGCCTCAACACCCAGTTAAAATAAACAGTTTTGCGATCGGGAAATATCCTGTCACTCAGGCACAATATCAAGCAGTAATGGGAACAAATCCCTCTCATTTTAAAAACAATCCCCAAAATCCGGTAGAAATGGTTAGTTGGCATGACGCTCAAGCCTTTTGTCAGAAATTGAGTCAAATAACCGGGAAAACCTATCGCCTACCGACAGAAGCGGAATGGGAATATGCCTGTCGTGCGGGGACTACTACTCGCTATTATTTCGGTGATGATGCTAATCAGTTAGAAGATTACGCTTGGTATAGCGGAAATTCTCAGCAGACAACTCATCCTGTGGGCCAGAAAAGGCCCAATGCTTTCGGCCTCTACGATATGCACGGAAATGTCTGGGAGTGGTGCGAAGACAATTGGCATAATAGCTATCAGAATGCGCCAAGTGACGGCAGTGCTTGGCTGATAAAGGATAATGATTATCAAATAGTGCGGGGCGGTTCTTGGTACGGCCTTCCAAATCTCTGCCGTTCCGCTTACCGCAACTTCAACTACCGCCGGGGCAACATCGTCAACTACTTCGGTTTTCGGGTGGTGTGCGGTGCTGGGAGGACTCTGTAA
- a CDS encoding FitA-like ribbon-helix-helix domain-containing protein, with amino-acid sequence MSKKSIKSDLKRIDAMTDENIDYSDIPPLGDEFFTQETVSFSPSKQQLTIQPMADLIVRNIDEAIVKALKKRASQHGISAEAEHRQILEKALLQPQRKSLAEVLCQIPSVGNDSDFDRVQDDTAKPVFD; translated from the coding sequence GTGAGCAAAAAATCTATCAAAAGCGACTTGAAGAGAATTGATGCGATGACGGATGAGAATATCGATTATTCTGATATTCCGCCGTTAGGTGATGAATTCTTTACCCAAGAAACAGTATCTTTTTCGCCATCAAAGCAGCAATTAACTATACAACCTATGGCAGATTTAATCGTCCGCAATATCGATGAAGCCATCGTCAAAGCTCTCAAAAAGCGAGCCAGCCAACACGGGATCAGTGCCGAAGCCGAACACCGCCAAATCTTAGAAAAAGCCTTGCTGCAACCGCAACGAAAATCCCTAGCAGAGGTGCTATGCCAGATTCCCAGCGTTGGCAACGATTCAGACTTCGATCGCGTTCAAGATGACACAGCCAAACCAGTATTTGATTGA
- a CDS encoding PP2C family serine/threonine-protein phosphatase, producing MWRTLCQSVIGSFHVQGGLPCQDYAAYKLLGQDVLIGAVADGAGSAKRSDLGAKITVKAALQFLEENLKKTAFAATETEAELEEIFRRLLAYVQQILQEETEKEQLDINDLATTLLVVLVTSKRLAAMQIGDGFIVFKPLGGNYQLLLQPDKGEYINETTFVISSNALEDMQIKVLTEPVAFICVATDGVEKVSIDYKNWQPFPPFFQPLEEYLQQTETPLQEDLKEFLEREDLNKLTTDDKTLLLAFCLRN from the coding sequence ATGTGGAGAACGTTGTGTCAATCGGTAATCGGTAGTTTTCATGTGCAAGGGGGATTACCCTGTCAAGATTATGCTGCTTATAAATTATTGGGTCAGGATGTTTTGATTGGAGCCGTGGCCGATGGGGCCGGTAGTGCCAAACGTTCGGATTTGGGTGCGAAAATAACAGTTAAAGCAGCGCTGCAATTTTTAGAGGAAAATCTCAAAAAAACAGCATTTGCGGCAACTGAAACTGAAGCAGAATTAGAGGAAATATTCCGGCGACTGTTGGCTTATGTTCAGCAAATTCTCCAAGAAGAAACCGAAAAAGAACAGTTAGACATTAATGATCTAGCGACAACTTTACTGGTTGTTTTGGTTACTTCAAAACGGTTAGCGGCGATGCAGATAGGAGATGGTTTTATTGTCTTCAAACCTCTGGGTGGAAATTATCAGTTATTGTTGCAGCCTGACAAGGGGGAATACATCAATGAAACCACTTTTGTTATTTCTAGTAATGCTTTGGAGGATATGCAAATAAAAGTTTTAACCGAGCCAGTTGCCTTTATTTGTGTGGCGACAGATGGAGTGGAAAAGGTATCGATCGATTATAAAAATTGGCAGCCTTTTCCGCCTTTTTTTCAGCCATTAGAGGAATATTTACAACAGACAGAAACGCCATTGCAGGAAGATCTCAAAGAATTTTTAGAGCGGGAGGATTTAAATAAGTTAACAACCGATGATAAAACCTTACTCCTAGCTTTTTGTTTAAGAAACTGA
- a CDS encoding vWA domain-containing protein: protein MPIGVAEFVENQENRCPVVLLLDTSGSMSGEPIKALNHGIKTFQQDVMRDTQATLSVETAIVTFGNGGVKTVQDFVGIDQFTPPTLTAGDLTPMGEAIELALDLIEDRKAIYKSYGIQYYRPWIFLITDGAPTDQWNLAAQRVKQGEAENRVLFFSVGVQGADMEKLKQISNNPPVLLNGLDFRDLFQWLSNSMKRVSGGKIGEAIDLPPVNWGQITT from the coding sequence ATGCCGATTGGTGTGGCTGAATTTGTCGAAAATCAGGAAAATCGCTGTCCTGTGGTATTACTACTGGATACCTCTGGTTCAATGTCAGGGGAACCGATTAAGGCTCTCAATCATGGTATCAAAACCTTTCAGCAGGATGTGATGCGGGATACCCAAGCGACGTTGAGTGTAGAAACCGCCATTGTCACCTTTGGTAATGGAGGGGTTAAAACCGTGCAAGATTTTGTCGGGATTGACCAATTTACGCCACCGACTTTAACCGCAGGAGACTTAACCCCCATGGGAGAAGCGATTGAATTGGCTTTAGATTTAATCGAAGATCGTAAGGCGATTTATAAAAGTTATGGTATCCAATATTATCGTCCCTGGATATTTTTAATTACTGATGGTGCGCCTACGGATCAATGGAATCTGGCGGCGCAACGGGTAAAACAAGGAGAAGCAGAAAATCGGGTTTTATTTTTTTCTGTAGGTGTTCAGGGGGCCGATATGGAGAAGCTCAAACAGATTTCTAATAATCCCCCCGTGTTACTCAATGGGTTAGATTTTCGGGATTTATTTCAGTGGTTAAGTAACTCAATGAAACGAGTTTCTGGTGGTAAAATTGGAGAGGCGATCGATTTACCACCAGTGAATTGGGGACAAATTACCACCTAG
- a CDS encoding NnrU family protein — protein MAFASHWIMLGLLLGFAVAHSGLASLRMGGEAIIGARLYRVLFALVSIPLAVILVVYFFNHRYDGLLLWQVQGVTGVKTLVWILSAISFFFLYPATFNLLEIAAIQKPQVHLYETGILRVTRHPQMVGQVIWCIAHTLWLGTSFTLLTSLGLIAHHLFAVWHGDRRLENRYGEAFLKVKERTSVVPFLAIIDGRQSLKWQEFLRPAYLGVTGFILLLWWAHPWLMQATSKIYW, from the coding sequence GTGGCATTTGCTAGTCATTGGATCATGTTAGGTTTATTACTGGGTTTTGCTGTCGCCCATAGCGGATTAGCCAGTTTACGAATGGGGGGAGAAGCTATCATCGGTGCGCGACTGTATCGGGTATTATTTGCCCTTGTTAGTATCCCTCTAGCGGTAATTTTAGTAGTTTATTTCTTCAATCATCGTTATGATGGTTTGCTTCTCTGGCAAGTGCAGGGAGTAACCGGAGTTAAAACCCTAGTTTGGATACTTTCGGCCATTTCTTTTTTCTTTCTCTATCCTGCCACCTTTAACCTGCTGGAGATCGCCGCTATCCAAAAACCCCAGGTTCATCTCTACGAAACCGGCATCCTGCGCGTTACCCGTCATCCCCAGATGGTAGGACAGGTGATCTGGTGTATTGCCCATACCCTCTGGTTAGGGACAAGCTTTACCCTATTAACTTCCCTCGGTTTAATTGCCCATCATCTTTTTGCTGTCTGGCATGGCGATCGCCGGTTAGAGAACCGTTACGGAGAGGCATTTTTAAAGGTCAAAGAACGCACCTCAGTGGTTCCCTTTTTAGCGATTATCGATGGTCGGCAAAGCCTAAAATGGCAAGAATTCCTTCGTCCTGCCTATCTAGGAGTAACAGGGTTTATTTTACTCCTCTGGTGGGCGCATCCTTGGCTAATGCAAGCAACAAGTAAAATTTATTGGTGA
- a CDS encoding DUF433 domain-containing protein, with translation MLKNSPIISASPEIMGGTPVFTGTRVPAQTLLDYLKAGESIDDFLDGFPTVTREQVIALLEEAGKRVIGMTV, from the coding sequence ATGCTTAAGAACTCCCCAATCATTAGCGCATCCCCTGAGATTATGGGCGGCACTCCAGTGTTTACCGGTACTAGGGTTCCTGCTCAAACGCTACTGGACTATCTTAAGGCAGGAGAATCCATAGACGATTTCTTAGATGGATTTCCAACTGTCACCAGAGAGCAGGTCATCGCCTTACTGGAAGAGGCCGGGAAACGGGTTATTGGTATGACGGTATAG
- a CDS encoding DUF5615 family PIN-like protein: MKLLLDECIDRKLSREFPGYEVKTVPQMGWAGVKNGQLLALAEAEFDIFLTVDRNLSFQQNLPQFDIAVIVLQAPSNRLADLKPLAPQVLAILATVAKGQATVVSA, translated from the coding sequence ATGAAGCTCCTGTTGGATGAGTGTATTGATCGCAAGCTTTCAAGAGAATTTCCTGGCTACGAAGTAAAAACAGTTCCGCAAATGGGATGGGCAGGAGTCAAGAACGGACAACTTCTTGCCCTTGCAGAGGCAGAGTTTGATATTTTCCTTACCGTTGATCGGAATCTCTCATTTCAACAGAATCTGCCACAGTTTGATATTGCGGTAATTGTTTTACAAGCACCCTCCAATCGTTTAGCTGATCTCAAACCTCTAGCACCTCAAGTTTTAGCTATTTTAGCTACCGTGGCTAAAGGACAAGCTACAGTGGTCAGTGCCTGA
- a CDS encoding endonuclease/exonuclease/phosphatase family protein, translating to MLTSILLWSIALTLLLISFTPGVWYKLWFFEILGTGYLWFAGLTLILLLALFLPRFRPSRRKLMITLAVGLGFYASTIGTWYVPRLSDARTGGIPLTVMTYNVNYQLWETSAVTDLVRANPVDVFGLVEPFKEQAAELLDNVQDLYPYYYRATGGGLSLFSRYPITEATTDNLGTRHHSLFASVNVKGHPIRVVVAHPPVPIFIPNFINRNQAMVALADYAAQQSITTVIMGDFNLTSWSIYFRKFIINSGLRSVNLGHGLNPTWFYTDEARSLSHLDHWKQALKIPIDHIFVSQNVRVDQVITLPLGVSDHRPVMAKLRVM from the coding sequence ATGCTGACCAGTATTTTGCTGTGGTCGATCGCACTTACCCTGTTGCTAATCAGCTTCACCCCTGGAGTATGGTACAAGCTGTGGTTTTTTGAGATTTTGGGGACAGGCTATCTTTGGTTTGCGGGCTTGACTTTGATCTTGCTGTTGGCTCTGTTTTTACCCAGGTTCCGCCCTTCGCGCCGGAAATTGATGATCACGTTAGCTGTCGGACTGGGGTTTTATGCCAGCACAATTGGTACCTGGTATGTTCCGAGGTTGTCAGATGCTAGAACTGGTGGTATCCCCTTAACTGTAATGACCTATAACGTCAACTACCAACTCTGGGAGACCAGTGCCGTGACTGACCTGGTTCGGGCAAATCCCGTAGATGTATTCGGGTTAGTTGAACCGTTCAAGGAGCAGGCAGCAGAGCTACTAGACAATGTGCAGGATCTTTATCCTTACTATTACCGCGCAACGGGAGGCGGACTGAGTTTATTTAGCCGCTATCCTATTACAGAAGCAACGACTGATAACTTGGGAACCCGCCACCATAGCCTATTCGCCAGCGTTAATGTCAAAGGACATCCGATTCGGGTCGTTGTCGCCCATCCCCCTGTCCCTATATTCATACCTAACTTTATCAATCGTAACCAGGCGATGGTAGCCCTGGCAGACTATGCAGCACAGCAGTCAATCACGACCGTAATAATGGGTGACTTTAACCTCACCTCCTGGTCGATTTATTTTCGCAAATTTATCATTAACTCAGGATTACGCAGTGTCAATCTAGGGCATGGACTAAATCCAACCTGGTTTTATACTGACGAAGCGCGATCACTATCCCATCTCGATCATTGGAAACAAGCTCTAAAAATTCCCATTGACCACATTTTCGTCAGCCAAAATGTCAGGGTTGATCAGGTCATCACACTGCCTTTGGGTGTATCTGATCATCGTCCAGTGATGGCAAAACTACGCGTGATGTAG